A region from the Felis catus isolate Fca126 chromosome F1, F.catus_Fca126_mat1.0, whole genome shotgun sequence genome encodes:
- the CRABP2 gene encoding cellular retinoic acid-binding protein 2 isoform X5: MPNFSGSWKIIRSENFEDLLKVLGVNVMLRKIAVAAASKPAVEIKQEGDTFYIKTSTTVRTTEINFKIGEEFEEQTVDGRPCKSLVKWESENKMVCEQRLLKGEGPKTSWTRELTNDGELVLTMTADDIVCTRVYVRE; the protein is encoded by the exons ATGCCCAACTTCTCCGGCAGCTGGAAGATCATCCGATCGGAAAACTTCGAGGATTTGCTCAAAGTGCTGG GGGTGAACGTGATGCTGAGGAAGATCGCCGTGGCGGCGGCATCCAAGCCGGCGGTGGAGATCAAGCAGGAGGGAGACACTTTCTACATCAAAACCTCCACCACGGTGCGCACCACGGAGATCAACTTCAAGATCGGAGAGGAGTTCGAGGAGCAGACGGTGGACGGGAGACCCTGCAAG AGCCTGGTGAAATGGGAGAGTGAGAACAAAATGGTCTGCGAGCAGAGGCTTTTGAAGGGAGAGGGTCCCAAGACCTCGTGGACCAGGGAGCTGACCAACGACGGGGAGCTGGTCCTG ACCATGACGGCGGATGATATCGTGTGCACCAGGGTCTATGTCCGAGAGTGA
- the CRABP2 gene encoding cellular retinoic acid-binding protein 2 isoform X2 translates to MGPGLPAPTPESPLPSSPGSSARPHPSSVLLSVQPPADHLLDSRQRLLLNPSMPAQPLKSSGSERDSPAGSAAGCWAPRGRAHRVRGGPGAGYKSCPRGSPSQLRGCPGTCPGSRVSRPGDGDISLDEKTRRPVLRPKHHAQLLRQLEDHPIGKLRGFAQSAGGERDAEEDRRGGGIQAGGGDQAGGRHFLHQNLHHGAHHGDQLQDRRGVRGADGGRETLQDHDGG, encoded by the exons ATGGGcccaggcctccctgcccccaccccagagagCCCCCTTCCAAGCTCGCCAGGATCCTCAGCCAGACCAcatccctcctctgtgctcctgtcGGTCCAGCCTCCTGCTGACCATCTTTTGG acTCGCGCCAGCGGCTCCTGCTTAACCCTTCGATGCCCGCCCAACCCCTGAAGAG CTCCGGCTCGGAGCGGGATTCGCCCGCTGGTAGTGCCGCCGGGTGCTGGGCGCCAAGGGGCCGAGCGCACCGAGTCAG GGGCGGGCCCGGCGCAGGGTATAAAAGCTGCCCGCGCGGGAGCCCAAGCCAGCTCCGGGGTTGTCCTGGGACGTGTCCTGGCTCCCGAGTCTCACGACCAGGCGACGGCGACATCTCTCTTGACGAAAAGACTCGGCGTCCAGTGCTCCGACCAAAGCATCATGCCCAACTTCTCCGGCAGCTGGAAGATCATCCGATCGGAAAACTTCGAGGATTTGCTCAAAGTGCTGG GGGTGAACGTGATGCTGAGGAAGATCGCCGTGGCGGCGGCATCCAAGCCGGCGGTGGAGATCAAGCAGGAGGGAGACACTTTCTACATCAAAACCTCCACCACGGTGCGCACCACGGAGATCAACTTCAAGATCGGAGAGGAGTTCGAGGAGCAGACGGTGGACGGGAGACCCTGCAAG ACCATGACGGCGGATGA
- the CRABP2 gene encoding cellular retinoic acid-binding protein 2 isoform X1, producing MGPGLPAPTPESPLPSSPGSSARPHPSSVLLSVQPPADHLLDSRQRLLLNPSMPAQPLKRSLSSGRPPRTQLGPSGAEPRRLVFRSSGSERDSPAGSAAGCWAPRGRAHRVRGGPGAGYKSCPRGSPSQLRGCPGTCPGSRVSRPGDGDISLDEKTRRPVLRPKHHAQLLRQLEDHPIGKLRGFAQSAGGERDAEEDRRGGGIQAGGGDQAGGRHFLHQNLHHGAHHGDQLQDRRGVRGADGGRETLQDHDGG from the exons ATGGGcccaggcctccctgcccccaccccagagagCCCCCTTCCAAGCTCGCCAGGATCCTCAGCCAGACCAcatccctcctctgtgctcctgtcGGTCCAGCCTCCTGCTGACCATCTTTTGG acTCGCGCCAGCGGCTCCTGCTTAACCCTTCGATGCCCGCCCAACCCCTGAAGAG GTCTCTGAGCTCGGGGCGGCCGCCCCGGACCCAATTGGGCCCCAGTGGAGCCGAGCCCCGCCGCCTCGTCTTCCGCAGCTCCGGCTCGGAGCGGGATTCGCCCGCTGGTAGTGCCGCCGGGTGCTGGGCGCCAAGGGGCCGAGCGCACCGAGTCAG GGGCGGGCCCGGCGCAGGGTATAAAAGCTGCCCGCGCGGGAGCCCAAGCCAGCTCCGGGGTTGTCCTGGGACGTGTCCTGGCTCCCGAGTCTCACGACCAGGCGACGGCGACATCTCTCTTGACGAAAAGACTCGGCGTCCAGTGCTCCGACCAAAGCATCATGCCCAACTTCTCCGGCAGCTGGAAGATCATCCGATCGGAAAACTTCGAGGATTTGCTCAAAGTGCTGG GGGTGAACGTGATGCTGAGGAAGATCGCCGTGGCGGCGGCATCCAAGCCGGCGGTGGAGATCAAGCAGGAGGGAGACACTTTCTACATCAAAACCTCCACCACGGTGCGCACCACGGAGATCAACTTCAAGATCGGAGAGGAGTTCGAGGAGCAGACGGTGGACGGGAGACCCTGCAAG ACCATGACGGCGGATGA
- the CRABP2 gene encoding cellular retinoic acid-binding protein 2 isoform X4, translating to MGPGLPAPTPESPLPSSPGSSARPHPSSVLLSVQPPADHLLDSRQRLLLNPSMPAQPLKRGGPGAGYKSCPRGSPSQLRGCPGTCPGSRVSRPGDGDISLDEKTRRPVLRPKHHAQLLRQLEDHPIGKLRGFAQSAGGERDAEEDRRGGGIQAGGGDQAGGRHFLHQNLHHGAHHGDQLQDRRGVRGADGGRETLQDHDGG from the exons ATGGGcccaggcctccctgcccccaccccagagagCCCCCTTCCAAGCTCGCCAGGATCCTCAGCCAGACCAcatccctcctctgtgctcctgtcGGTCCAGCCTCCTGCTGACCATCTTTTGG acTCGCGCCAGCGGCTCCTGCTTAACCCTTCGATGCCCGCCCAACCCCTGAAGAG GGGCGGGCCCGGCGCAGGGTATAAAAGCTGCCCGCGCGGGAGCCCAAGCCAGCTCCGGGGTTGTCCTGGGACGTGTCCTGGCTCCCGAGTCTCACGACCAGGCGACGGCGACATCTCTCTTGACGAAAAGACTCGGCGTCCAGTGCTCCGACCAAAGCATCATGCCCAACTTCTCCGGCAGCTGGAAGATCATCCGATCGGAAAACTTCGAGGATTTGCTCAAAGTGCTGG GGGTGAACGTGATGCTGAGGAAGATCGCCGTGGCGGCGGCATCCAAGCCGGCGGTGGAGATCAAGCAGGAGGGAGACACTTTCTACATCAAAACCTCCACCACGGTGCGCACCACGGAGATCAACTTCAAGATCGGAGAGGAGTTCGAGGAGCAGACGGTGGACGGGAGACCCTGCAAG ACCATGACGGCGGATGA
- the CRABP2 gene encoding cellular retinoic acid-binding protein 2 isoform X3, whose translation MGPGLPAPTPESPLPSSPGSSARPHPSSVLLSVQPPADHLLDSRQRLLLNPSMPAQPLKRSLSSGRPPRTQLGPSGAEPRRLVFRSSGSERDSPAGSAAGCWAPRGRAHRVRGGPGAGYKSCPRGSPSQLRGCPGTCPGSRVSRPGDGDISLDEKTRRPVLRPKHHAQLLRQLEDHPIGKLRGFAQSAGWKVYPVPRALSPAHVTRAVGAPLYA comes from the exons ATGGGcccaggcctccctgcccccaccccagagagCCCCCTTCCAAGCTCGCCAGGATCCTCAGCCAGACCAcatccctcctctgtgctcctgtcGGTCCAGCCTCCTGCTGACCATCTTTTGG acTCGCGCCAGCGGCTCCTGCTTAACCCTTCGATGCCCGCCCAACCCCTGAAGAG GTCTCTGAGCTCGGGGCGGCCGCCCCGGACCCAATTGGGCCCCAGTGGAGCCGAGCCCCGCCGCCTCGTCTTCCGCAGCTCCGGCTCGGAGCGGGATTCGCCCGCTGGTAGTGCCGCCGGGTGCTGGGCGCCAAGGGGCCGAGCGCACCGAGTCAG GGGCGGGCCCGGCGCAGGGTATAAAAGCTGCCCGCGCGGGAGCCCAAGCCAGCTCCGGGGTTGTCCTGGGACGTGTCCTGGCTCCCGAGTCTCACGACCAGGCGACGGCGACATCTCTCTTGACGAAAAGACTCGGCGTCCAGTGCTCCGACCAAAGCATCATGCCCAACTTCTCCGGCAGCTGGAAGATCATCCGATCGGAAAACTTCGAGGATTTGCTCAAAGTGCTGG CTGGAAGGTGTACCCAGTGCCGCGTGCGCTGAGTCCTGCACACGTCACCCGTGCTGTGGGGGCTCCACTTTATGCTTGA